The Anas platyrhynchos isolate ZD024472 breed Pekin duck chromosome 3, IASCAAS_PekinDuck_T2T, whole genome shotgun sequence genome includes a window with the following:
- the LOC101790401 gene encoding opsin-5: MEEHYISKLHPVVDYGAGVFLLLIAILTILGNSAVLATAAKRSSLLKSPELLTVNLAVADVGMAISMYPLAIASAWNHAWLGGDTSCMYYALMGFLFGVCSMMTLCAMAVIRFLVTNSSKTNSNKITKNTVRILIAFIWLYSLLWAILPLVGWGYYGPEPFGISCTIAWSKFHNSSNGFSFILSMFLLCTVLPALTIVACYLGIAWKVHKAYQEIQNIDRIPNAAKLEKKLTLMAVLISVGFLSSWTPYAAASFWSIFNSSDSLQPIVTLLPCLFAKSSTAYNPFIYYIFSKTFRREIKQLQCCWGWRLHFFSTDTSAENPVSMMWSGRDNVRLSSTAKVENQGAAAH; this comes from the exons ATGGAGGAGCACTACATTTCCAAACTCCACCCGGTAGTGGATTACGGAGCTGGGGTCTTTCTTCTGCTCATAG CCATCCTGACCATCCTGGGAAACTCAGCCGTCCTCGCTACAGCAGCGAAGCGCTCCTCCCTCCTGAAGTCCCCGGAGCTGCTGACGGTCAACCTGGCAGTGGCAGATGTCGGGATGGCGATCAGCATGTACCCGCTGGCCATTGCATCCGCCTGGAACCACGCCTGGCTCGGAGGGGATACGTCCTGCATGTATTACGCCCTGATGGGCTTCCTTTTCGGCGTCTGCAGCATGATGACGCTGTGTGCCATGGCCGTGATTCGCTTCCTTGTTACCAATTCCTCCAAAACGAACA GTAACAAAATCACCAAGAACACTGTCCGCATCCTGATCGCTTTCATCTGGCTCTACTCCTTGCTCTGGGCCATTCTGCCCTTGGTAGGCTGGGGCTACTATGGCCCTGAGCCATTTGGCATCTCCTGTACAATAGCCTGGAGCAAattccacaactcctccaacgGCTTCTCCTTCATCCTGAGCATGTTCCTCCTGTGCACAGTCCTGCCTGCACTGACCATCGTCGCCTGCTACTTGGGAATTGCCTGGAAGGTTCATAAGGCATACCAAGAGATCCAGAACATCGACAGGATCCCCAACGCAGCGAAACTGGAGAAGAAGCTGACACTG ATGGCTGTGCTCATCTCGGTTGGGTTCCTGAGCTCGTGGACACCGTACGCAGCAGCCAGCTTCTGGTCCATCTTTAACTCCAGCGATTCCCTGCAGCCCATCGTCACCCTGCTGCCGTGCCTGTTTGCCAAATCTTCAACCGCCTACAACCCTTTCATCTACTACATCTTCAGCAAAACTTTCCGCCGCGAAATCAaacagctgcagtgctgctggggctggcggcTGCACTTCTTCAGCACCGACACCTCCGCTGAAAATCCTGTCTCGATGATGTGGAGCGGGAGGGACAACGTGCGTCTCTCTTCCACCGCAAAGGTGGAGAaccagggagctgcagctcactgA